A single Pseudomonas sp. MM223 DNA region contains:
- the pheT gene encoding Phenylalanine--tRNA ligase beta subunit (*Name pheT), with translation MKFSEQWLRGWVNPQVSRDELVARLSMAGLEVDSVTPAAGQFSGIVVGEILATEQHPDADKLRVCQVTNGQETFQVVCGAPNARPGIKIPFAMIGAELSGDFKIKKAKLRGVESFGMLCSAAELEISEENDGLLELAADAPVGENIRTYLSLDDASIEIGLTPNRGDCLSIAGLARDVSALYDTPVTRPVVPAVAPAHDEVRPVEVSAPAACPRYLGRVIRNVDLSKPTPLWMVERLRRSDVRSIDAAVDITNYVMLELGQPMHAFDLAEINGGIRVRMAEEGEKLVLLDGQEVALRADTLVIADHTRALAIAGVMGGEHSGVNTEKTRDLFLESAFFEPISVAGKARSYGLHTDASHRYERGVDSQLAREAIERATQLLLDIVGGEAGPVVEAVSEQHLPNVAPVTLRDERITQMLGMQMDPAQVEQLLNALELTTTKSGEGQWTVTVPSHRFDISLEVDLIEELARLYGYNNLPVRYPQARLAPQGKPETRGDLPTLRRLLVARGYQEAITYSFIDPKLFELFSPGVEPLLLANPISSDMAAMRASLWPGLVKALQHNLNRQQDRVRLFESGLRFVGQLGDLQQQPMIAGVITGSRLPEGWANGRDGVDFFDVKADVEALLGYSGALSDFTFSAGKHPALHPGQTAAIERDGKLVGYLGAIHPELAKALGLDRPVFLFELVLGDVVEGRLPKFSELSKFPETRRDLALIAGRDVAASAVLELIRDNAGEWLTDLRLFDVYQGKGIDPDRKSLAVGLTWQHPSRTLNDDEVNTTLQNILTSLEQRLNTTLRK, from the coding sequence ATGAAATTCAGTGAACAGTGGCTGCGCGGTTGGGTAAACCCGCAAGTCTCCCGTGACGAACTGGTCGCCCGCCTGTCCATGGCCGGCCTCGAAGTCGACAGCGTAACCCCCGCTGCCGGCCAGTTCAGCGGCATTGTCGTGGGCGAAATCCTCGCCACCGAACAACACCCGGACGCCGACAAGCTGCGCGTGTGCCAGGTGACCAACGGCCAGGAAACCTTCCAGGTCGTGTGCGGCGCCCCTAACGCCCGCCCAGGCATCAAGATTCCGTTCGCCATGATCGGCGCCGAGCTGTCTGGCGACTTCAAAATCAAAAAGGCCAAGCTGCGCGGCGTCGAGTCCTTCGGCATGCTGTGCTCGGCCGCCGAGCTGGAAATCAGCGAAGAGAACGACGGCCTGCTGGAACTGGCTGCCGATGCCCCGGTTGGCGAAAACATTCGCACCTACCTGAGCCTGGACGACGCCAGCATCGAAATCGGCCTCACGCCGAACCGCGGTGACTGCCTGTCCATCGCCGGCCTGGCCCGCGACGTCAGCGCCCTGTACGACACCCCGGTCACCCGCCCGGTGGTGCCGGCCGTAGCGCCTGCCCACGACGAAGTGCGCCCGGTTGAAGTCAGCGCCCCGGCCGCCTGCCCACGCTACCTGGGCCGCGTTATCCGTAACGTCGACCTCAGCAAGCCAACCCCACTGTGGATGGTTGAACGCCTGCGCCGCAGCGACGTGCGCAGCATCGACGCTGCCGTCGACATCACCAATTACGTGATGCTCGAACTCGGCCAGCCGATGCACGCCTTCGACCTGGCAGAAATCAACGGCGGCATCCGCGTACGCATGGCTGAAGAGGGCGAAAAACTCGTCCTGCTCGACGGCCAGGAAGTGGCCCTGCGCGCCGACACCCTGGTTATCGCCGACCACACCCGCGCCCTGGCCATCGCCGGCGTCATGGGTGGCGAGCACAGCGGTGTAAACACCGAAAAAACCCGCGACCTGTTCCTGGAAAGCGCCTTCTTCGAGCCGATTTCCGTCGCCGGTAAAGCCCGCTCCTACGGCCTGCACACCGATGCCTCGCACCGCTACGAGCGCGGCGTCGACTCGCAACTGGCCCGCGAAGCCATCGAACGCGCCACCCAGTTGCTGCTCGACATCGTCGGCGGCGAAGCCGGCCCGGTAGTCGAAGCCGTCAGCGAACAGCACCTGCCAAACGTGGCCCCGGTCACCCTGCGCGACGAACGCATCACCCAGATGCTCGGCATGCAGATGGACCCAGCCCAGGTCGAGCAACTGCTCAACGCCCTGGAGCTGACCACGACCAAGAGTGGGGAAGGGCAGTGGACCGTAACCGTCCCAAGCCACCGCTTCGACATCAGCCTGGAAGTGGACCTGATCGAAGAGCTGGCCCGCCTGTACGGCTACAACAACCTGCCGGTACGTTACCCGCAAGCCCGCCTGGCCCCACAAGGCAAGCCGGAAACCCGCGGTGACCTGCCAACCCTGCGCCGCCTGCTGGTTGCCCGCGGCTACCAGGAAGCCATCACCTACAGCTTCATCGACCCGAAACTGTTCGAACTGTTCAGCCCGGGCGTAGAGCCACTGCTGCTGGCCAACCCCATCTCCAGCGACATGGCCGCCATGCGTGCGTCCCTGTGGCCGGGCCTGGTCAAGGCACTGCAGCACAACCTGAACCGCCAGCAAGACCGCGTGCGCCTGTTCGAAAGCGGCCTGCGCTTCGTTGGGCAACTGGGTGACCTGCAACAGCAGCCAATGATTGCCGGCGTTATCACCGGCAGCCGCCTGCCAGAAGGCTGGGCCAACGGCCGCGACGGCGTCGACTTCTTCGACGTCAAAGCCGACGTGGAAGCCCTGCTGGGCTACTCCGGCGCCCTGAGCGACTTCACCTTCAGCGCCGGCAAACACCCCGCCCTGCACCCAGGCCAAACTGCCGCCATCGAGCGCGACGGCAAACTGGTCGGCTACCTCGGCGCCATCCACCCAGAGCTGGCCAAAGCCCTGGGCCTGGACCGCCCTGTGTTCCTGTTCGAGCTGGTGCTGGGCGACGTGGTCGAAGGCCGTCTGCCAAAATTCAGCGAACTGTCCAAGTTCCCGGAAACCCGTCGCGACCTGGCCTTGATCGCCGGCCGTGATGTGGCTGCCAGCGCGGTGCTTGAATTAATTCGTGACAATGCAGGCGAATGGCTCACAGACCTCAGGCTGTTTGATGTCTACCAAGGTAAAGGCATTGATCCTGATAGAAAAAGCCTTGCCGTCGGCTTGACCTGGCAGCATCCATCGCGCACTCTTAACGACGATGAGGTGAACACTACCCTGCAAAACATCCTCACCTCGCTTGAACAAAGGTTGAACACCACGTTAAGGAAATAA
- the aplIM gene encoding Modification methylase AplI (*Name aplIM), protein MVSFPMRSVELFAGAGGLAIGMANAGFHHDAVIERDHYACETFRQNQHHHVNVVDAWPVHEVDARKFDYNLIAPGVSVVSGGPPCQPFSMGGKHQAQQDERNMFPEAIRAIRELTPSAFIFENVKGLTRASFSQYLSYIKLQLEFPNYTAHVDEDWCSHFSRLELLSISGLVEPVYDVWAQVLNAADYGVPQKRERIFFVGFKKTLNVDWTFPEPTHSQDALLISKWITGEYWLKHSINPSVKLIPERSVSKIRMLTKRAEGVRTLPWRTVRDAITDLPDPEVMTCASISNHVYVPGARSYVGHTGSGLDEPSKTLKAGYHGVPGGENMLIKDDGSVRYFTVREAARLQTFPDYYEFHGAWGQAMRQLGNAVPVRLAEVIALSVYANLR, encoded by the coding sequence ATGGTGTCATTCCCAATGCGTAGTGTTGAGCTATTTGCAGGCGCGGGAGGTCTAGCAATTGGAATGGCAAATGCCGGATTCCATCACGATGCTGTCATTGAGCGAGATCACTATGCGTGCGAAACATTTAGGCAAAACCAGCATCATCATGTAAACGTGGTGGATGCATGGCCTGTACATGAGGTTGATGCGCGTAAATTTGATTACAATTTGATAGCGCCTGGGGTTTCCGTCGTATCTGGTGGGCCTCCCTGTCAACCGTTTTCGATGGGAGGAAAACATCAAGCGCAGCAAGATGAGCGCAATATGTTTCCCGAAGCTATTCGTGCTATTCGCGAATTGACGCCATCTGCATTCATTTTTGAGAATGTAAAAGGACTAACACGAGCTAGCTTTAGTCAGTATCTCTCTTATATAAAGCTGCAGTTAGAGTTTCCAAATTATACAGCTCATGTCGACGAAGATTGGTGTTCTCACTTCTCGCGTTTAGAGCTGCTTTCTATCAGTGGCCTGGTCGAGCCAGTATACGATGTTTGGGCGCAAGTTCTTAATGCGGCCGACTATGGTGTGCCACAAAAACGTGAAAGAATATTTTTTGTTGGCTTCAAAAAAACGTTAAATGTGGATTGGACTTTCCCGGAGCCCACTCATTCACAAGATGCTCTTTTAATTAGTAAATGGATTACTGGTGAGTATTGGCTAAAGCATTCTATTAATCCATCAGTTAAATTAATTCCTGAAAGATCTGTATCAAAAATCAGAATGCTAACTAAGCGAGCAGAAGGTGTTCGTACTCTTCCTTGGAGAACAGTTCGCGACGCAATAACTGATTTGCCAGATCCCGAGGTGATGACTTGTGCTTCTATTTCTAATCATGTTTATGTGCCCGGGGCGCGTAGCTATGTAGGGCACACAGGCAGTGGTTTAGATGAACCATCGAAAACGTTAAAGGCAGGCTATCACGGTGTTCCTGGTGGTGAAAATATGCTCATTAAGGACGATGGTTCAGTTAGATATTTTACCGTTCGGGAAGCTGCGAGGTTGCAGACATTTCCAGATTATTACGAGTTTCATGGCGCATGGGGGCAAGCTATGCGTCAGCTCGGGAACGCAGTTCCTGTGAGGTTGGCAGAAGTAATTGCGTTATCCGTATACGCAAATCTGCGTTAA
- the ihfA gene encoding Integration host factor subunit alpha (*Name ihfA), with protein sequence MGALTKAEMAERLYEELGLNKREAKELVELFFEEIRHALEENEQVKLSGFGNFDLRDKRQRPGRNPKTGEEIPITARRVVTFRPGQKLKARVEAYAGTKP encoded by the coding sequence ATGGGTGCTCTGACGAAAGCTGAGATGGCCGAAAGGCTGTACGAGGAGCTGGGGCTTAACAAGCGTGAGGCCAAGGAGCTGGTCGAGCTGTTTTTCGAAGAAATTCGGCACGCACTTGAAGAGAACGAGCAGGTGAAGCTGTCCGGTTTCGGCAACTTCGACCTCCGCGACAAACGCCAGCGGCCGGGCCGCAACCCCAAAACGGGGGAAGAGATCCCGATCACTGCACGGCGCGTCGTCACCTTTCGTCCAGGGCAGAAGTTGAAGGCCCGGGTTGAGGCCTATGCTGGAACCAAGCCATAA